Proteins from a single region of Manis javanica isolate MJ-LG chromosome 5, MJ_LKY, whole genome shotgun sequence:
- the SPINK2 gene encoding serine protease inhibitor Kazal-type 2 isoform X2 — MAPSMLLLVLLLLAGDLAASLNSQFGQPSEYRTPDCNQYKLPGCPRDFNPVCGSDMSTYPNECTLCMKIREDGHDIKIIHSGPC, encoded by the exons ATGGCGCCCTCTATGCTGCTCTTGGTGCTGCTGCTCCTGGCTGGAGACTTGGCAG CCTCTTTGAACTCTCAATTTGGTCAGCCTTCAGAATATAGAACA cCAGACTGCAATCAATATAAATTACCAGGATGTCCCAGAGACTTTAATCCTGTGTGTGGAAGCGACATGTCCACTTATcccaatgagtgtactttgtgcaTGAAAATCAG GGAAGATGGTCATGATATTAAAATAATCCACAGTggaccatgctga